GATAGCGGCTGCGATATCCATCCATTGCATAATCATCCCACCAAATGCCGAACCGTGGTGGTTGGTATCTGGAGGTTGAACCATATGGGTGGTTTCGACCTGAGATGCGGCTGAGTGAACGGGTTCCATCAGGTTTTACGTGTGGTTGTAAAAAACGGTGATCGTCACGCAGTGATATTCACTGTCGGAACTCTGAGTGACAATTTTATCAACGAGTTCAATTCTACCGCGTTGGCCTGTGAGCCACCGGGTTACGGTTTCTCCGAGTTCGTCGCGCTCTTTATGCTTGGTTGCGCTGAAGACTTTAACCCCACTAAACATGATTCCACCTCTACCCTCTTCCTGGTTGCTACTTCAGTTCATGGTCAATGATGACCCGAATGAGAGGAAGCGGCAACAAACCAATCAACTTGATACCATTTATATATATTGAGGGGGTTCCGTCCACACCCAATTTTCGAGCGATTTCACTATCGCGGTTCACCGCATTTGCCGAACTTTTCCCCGTTAGGCAGGATTCAAACCGTGGCATATCTAAATTTAGCGTTTTCGCGTACCCTGTAAAATCGGTATCGCTCATAGCTTGCGGATTTTCGTAAAGATAGTCATGGAATCGCCAAAACATGCCTTGGCGATGAGCGCATTCTGAGGCGATTGCAGCGGGCTTAGCGCGGGTGTGCTGCTCAAGGGGGAAGTGCCGATACTCAACTCGAAGCCGATTGGGGTAAAGCTGTCTGAGTTCTTTGACCACTTGGTGTGCTTGCGCACAGTACGGACATTCGAAATCCCCGAATTCAACCAAGACCACTTTCGCGTCCTTGGGGCCAGTGAAAGGCGCCGAGCCTTTGGGCATGGCTTGCCGTGGTAGCTGAGGCATTGGCAGTTGATACTCAACTTTATTCTCGGCTCTTAAACCCGCTAAGAATGCCATTTCCACTTCGCTTCTGCGCTGCTTGAGCATTTCCCGCTCGATATGGGGCCTTGCTGTTTCAAAATCGATTTGAATGATGTGGGCGTTGTCTTTGTAAAATGATTTGAGCTCGGTGGCGGTCGGCTTTTTAACTTTTTTCAGAATATCTCGATCAACGAGAAGTTCCGGGCTCAGGCCTTCTGCTTGGGCTTTTTGCTCGATTAAACGGTCGTTGACGGCATCTTCAAAGCCGGCCCAAAGTAGGTGTAATTTTTTTTGCGCCCATTCGTTGTTGATAGAGTCGATTTCTTTTTTTGTGCTTGGCTCAAGATCTTCTTGTGTGATGACCGCGCCGCCTACGCTGCCGAGTCTTGCGGACGGTGTGGCCAAACTTGCGGTTGAGGGTTGTGTGAGGGTGTCAGGGGATACCTGAGCGCTGCCACCTAAAAGTCCGGGCATACTGCAGGCAGTTAAACCTACGGAAATCAAAAAAACGAAAACAGGCTTCATGAGGGTCATCATCTCGAGGTGAAGGGTGGAATCAATTCTTGGGTGGTTCTTTTTGCACGAGTGAAATCCGATGTTCAAGTTTGTGGATCTCAGTAAGAGGTGCAGCCATCGCGATGGCCCAGGTTCTTGAAGAGCGTGCAGCGATGGTCGAGTCGGTTTGAAGGCTTTTAATGGCAATCATTTCAGAAAGTTTATGAATGTCTTGGAGCCCAGCAAATTCTGGCGGTGTAAACTTTAGGCCAATCGGCATAGTCTCGGTGGCCACGACTGTACCCAGCTCATCTATCAGCTGCGCCTTGATTTGAACGTTCTCGACATCAAGGTCCCGGTGGTTTTCAACCTCTCCAAAAATTAAGAGAACAGGCTTTTCAGAACCGGTGGGGTAGGTTGTTGAGCGGTATGAAGAAACGATAAGCCCGTCTGCTTGGGCGAGGGTTGATTCGCCGCCTCGAAGTGCTTCAGCAAATTGCTCTAAGCCGACGGCAGTGGTTGGGGGTGTAAGGCCAAGGGCAAAGCGAAATAAGCCGAGTCCTAAAAGAGCCAAGACGATGATTGTTAACGTACCGCCTAAGAGTGCTCCAAGTACCGTGGGTTTTTCCGGTTCGGGGGTATAGCTTGTGGGAGGTGCGGCAACGGGGTGCGGCCGGGGCACCCGCGTGGGAGCCGGGGCAACTTTGCTCACAGCCTCTGGTGGCAGGCTGTGGGGCGCTGTTGATTCGGCTCCTGGAAGCTTGAGCGCATCAAAACGTTCGAGCGCGTCGTATTGATAAATGTCGCTGTGGCTTGAAAAGTTGTTGTCTGGTTGAGGGGTCTCCTCGGAAGCAGGAGTTTCGGGCGGCATGTCCAGAAAAAGCATATCGCCAAGCCGCGCGCGTTTTTTAGAAGTTGCAACTCGGCCAATGGGTGCTGGTGCCGGGACGGTTTTACCTTTTGGGGGCGGTTCGCTTACGCTGAATATATCAGAGTCATCGGGATCAAGAACGAACACGGGCTGGGCTGTACCACTTGCATCTGGGCTGGACACCACGTTTCCACAACGTAGACACTGAACCGACGAGGCGTGAGCACCGGTGGGCTCAAATAGCATGCCGCATCGTTCACATTGCATCGTGGTATGCCTTCGATTGCGAGAGCCCAGTAGCGGTTTTAGTAACCGAGACGCGGACTCCAAGCAGGAGTTTCATGGTAGCCGCCGCGCCGGGAAATCCGACGTACGTTCATTCCATCTACATCCATGACGTAGATTTTCTTGCCGCCATGAGGCGGCCTCGTAGAAGTGAAAATAATGTGGTGCCCGTCTGGAGAGAAGGAAGGACTTTCGTTGTCGCCTTGATCCTGAGTGAGCCGTTGCATTTCGCCGTTTTGAGGGTCGACTAAGAAAATGTCGTAACGCAGTCTTTCGTCTCGCGCTGTAAAAACAATTTTCCCATCAGCTCTTGGAGACCAATCAGGTTCCTGATTGTAGTTACCACGAAAGCTCAACCGCTTCGGGTTGGAGCCGTCGGCGTTCATGACGTAGATGTGCGGATTTCCCGAACGGGAGCTAACAAACGCGATCCGTTTTCCATCGGGGCTCCAAGTGGGTGAAATATCTTGTCCCCAACTATCGGTGAGCCGGGTAAGATTTTTACCATCGCGGTCCATCAAATAGATTTCGGTATTGCCATCGATACTTAAAGTAAGAGCAATCTTCTTGCCGTCAGGGCTTACGGCTGCCCCGGTGTTGAGTCCGCGTTTATGACTGAGCCAATCCAGTTTACGGGTCGTGAGGTTGAGCCTGTAAAGATCTGGGTTTTCACGTAGGTAAGATGTGAAGAGCAATGACTTACCATCCCGGCTCCAGGCAGGGAGTAAGCTTAAGCTTGCAGGATCCGTGATCCGTTGCTCGTTGGCACCGGTAATATCTGCGGTGTAAATTGCTTTGCCCTCTTTCGTTTTTCGAAC
The Deltaproteobacteria bacterium DNA segment above includes these coding regions:
- a CDS encoding thioredoxin domain-containing protein; the protein is MKPVFVFLISVGLTACSMPGLLGGSAQVSPDTLTQPSTASLATPSARLGSVGGAVITQEDLEPSTKKEIDSINNEWAQKKLHLLWAGFEDAVNDRLIEQKAQAEGLSPELLVDRDILKKVKKPTATELKSFYKDNAHIIQIDFETARPHIEREMLKQRRSEVEMAFLAGLRAENKVEYQLPMPQLPRQAMPKGSAPFTGPKDAKVVLVEFGDFECPYCAQAHQVVKELRQLYPNRLRVEYRHFPLEQHTRAKPAAIASECAHRQGMFWRFHDYLYENPQAMSDTDFTGYAKTLNLDMPRFESCLTGKSSANAVNRDSEIARKLGVDGTPSIYINGIKLIGLLPLPLIRVIIDHELK
- a CDS encoding translocation protein TolB, which produces MVNMRRLTYILFIGLFFVATPLHAERLRMVVEGANFRPYPVGVPDIRVVGTPDDKSKKAAQQLTGILKSAVDLVRPLELVDPQSYLNPEKESLVQPKYKNWLAVGASGLIRAGLKLDGSQVQLTMRFYDVVSQRQLIMRDFVENNTTASRAIHRFLDEVIKLLTGEEGILSSRVAFVRKTKEGKAIYTADITGANEQRITDPASLSLLPAWSRDGKSLLFTSYLRENPDLYRLNLTTRKLDWLSHKRGLNTGAAVSPDGKKIALTLSIDGNTEIYLMDRDGKNLTRLTDSWGQDISPTWSPDGKRIAFVSSRSGNPHIYVMNADGSNPKRLSFRGNYNQEPDWSPRADGKIVFTARDERLRYDIFLVDPQNGEMQRLTQDQGDNESPSFSPDGHHIIFTSTRPPHGGKKIYVMDVDGMNVRRISRRGGYHETPAWSPRLGY